The Alligator mississippiensis isolate rAllMis1 chromosome 3, rAllMis1, whole genome shotgun sequence DNA window gacCCATCCTGCCGGGacgctgggggcaggcagggcccggAGGTGTCCCCACCTTCAGAGTGAGCAGCATGGACAGGAACTTCCTGCCGTCGCCGACCAGCATCGCGTTGCTGACGATCGGCACCTCCCTCTTCACTGCTTCCTCGATGGGCACCGGGGCGATGTTCTTCCCGCCCGCCGTGATCACCAGCTCTGCAACCGGCGCAGCgtcatggggtgggagggcagagccgtggcagggggaagccccggacaaaggcagtgagggtgggggtcGCAAGGGGCAGCAACAGGACACAGCAGGGCGATGCTTCCTctgccagccctctgcaccaggccctccagccccgcaccacccctgctccttgcacgcccacccacccacccctgtgtGCGCCAGCCCTTACCCTTGATCCTGCCCACAATGTAGAGGAAGCCGTCGGGGTCACGGCGCACAAGGTCCCCCGTGTGCAGCCAGCCCTCCTCGTCCAGCGCCTCCCGCGTCGCAGCCTCCATGCCCAGGTAGCCCATGAAGACGTGGcggccccagcagcacagctCACCCGTGCCCTCTGCGTCCGGCTGCTCGATGCGGgacctgcagcctggcagctccttcccGCAGCTGGAGGCAGCGCCCGCACCCTCAGTGGGAACGGAgatggcggggggcgggggggcagggctggtctgtCTCCCAGGTGCTCCCTGTCCTGAACCCCGCTCACCTGcgcccccagctgggagcagatCCCTGACACCCTATCccccgtgccccagcccctgctgtgcccCGACCTGCTCCAGGCCCTCAGCACCCCGCCCCCATCCCGCCCAGACCCCTGCACAGCCGGGCTTCCACCTTTGTCCCAGCAACTGGAGCGTGTTGCCCTGTCCAACCCTATCCCTAACCCGCTGCCCCGTACGTGCTGCCCCACCTGAAGATGCGAAAGGTCTCATGCGTGCAGGTGCTGTGCACCCCACTGCCCTCGCTCAACCCGAACAGCTCGAGGAGTGGCAGGTGGAGACTCATGAAGAACTCCAGCGTGTCCTTGGCGATGGGCGCTGCCCCGGTCAGCAGCACGGCGCAGCGCTGCAGCCCCAGCGCCTCCCGCATCTTCCTAAACACCAAGCGCTCGGCCAGGGCAAAGCCCCAGGGCAACGAGCCGTCCCTGTGGGGAGAATGAGGCGGTGcagcagggctgaagccaggcagatgtgACAGCACAAGCCAGGGgagctgcttccacagcctgagGATGCTGCCTCTTCCCCTGAGCAGAGCGAAGGCCCTGCGAAAGTGGCCTGGGGAACAACTGGCCCAGGGGTTTGCTGCGGTCATGCTACCCCAGGGCCAGGTAGGTTCCAGCTCCACGAGAGGGGGAACGGGGCCGGCCTGTGCCCCCAGCGTGTGCGCAgcgccctgggcaggggcattcGGCACCTCATCCAAGTCTGGGGCTAAGGCTGCTGGGTGCCCCAGGCCCATGTGACCCAACATACATGGCCTCTCTGCCCCGTGTCCCCTGCGCCACCCTCCCCACTTACCCTGGATGGTGCCACCTGCCCCATGTCCCCAGCTGCCCCTACCCACCCGTCCAGGCGGCTGTAGCTGGCCTGCAGCCCAATGCCCCGTGCCCACTCCACCAGCTTCCTCTTGACCAGGGACGACTGGCTGAAGGCGGCTTTGAGCTTCTCCTCCATCTTCTCCCACACGCGGGGCACAGCCAACAAGATCGTGGGGCGCACCTCCTTCagcgtggggagcagggagccctgggcccacACAGCAAGCAGGGTCAAGGGAAAGGGGCACAGGTTGGCGAGTGCTGGCAGCCCACACACCCACAAGCAAAGCCGGCACCCCTCCCCTGGGGACATCCCTCTGTGCCCCTGGCCATGGCAAGCGGCTGTGCTCTGCAAGGGCTGGACCCTAGTGTGCTCCCTGTTCTGCACTGATCCTTGGGAaccctggaagcagggagcaagtCGCCGGCTTTCCCACAAGATCCATGGGCGGACAACTGGTGATGTGCATCTTGCCCCACGAAGCAGCTCGGCTGTATCCCACACAGCTGCTCTGCTTCACTCCCTAATGTctgtttctggcctgagcccagcagacCCTAATTAGGGGGCAGGGATGAACCAGGCTTTAACCATCAGGCAGCCAACCACCCCAGAGCCCCGCAACCCCTGCAACCAGCTCGCAAGGTAGGAGCACGTTTGTGTGCTGGGTTTTCCTTCCCTGCAGACACAGGAGCTGCCGCTGCATCACCAGTCGCACCTCCGAGCACAGCGGGGAAATAGGGCAACGGGGTGAGGAGCGACACCCCAGAGGGGCTCCGGTCCCCAGGCGCAGGCGGGAAGTGTGGCCTGGAGGAGCTCGGGGAGGAGAAGGCCCCGACTGGAGGGATGGCAGGGACgagaggagggggcagctggccggaaaggagggagggggagacggGGGACGCGAGGAGACCTGGGCTGAGAAGGGCCGAGGAAGGATCCCGAGAGAAAGGAGAATGCGGTGGCCGGGCACAGGAGGAAGTGGGCATGGGAGCGGACCCGGAGCGGTGCCGCCACCCACGGGCGGTGGAACTTCGTAAGGACAAGGTGCTAATTACGGGGATCAGGTGGAGTGGGCACACGGCAGGCCCAGAAACCAGAGAGCTGCACGGTCTGCTGGCACAGAAGCCCGGGACACTGCCCTGAGGCCAGCGGGGATGTGACGGGAGCGGGCAAGAAGCTGCTGCCTGTTCCTGACGCTGGAATCGAGGCGGCTGCCGGAGCCTTGGCGGCTGCCTCCGACCCTGCTGGGAATGTCACAAGGACGTGGCAGATGCCTGGGAGCACTGGGGCTGTCAGTGTTATGCGCTCCTCCTTAATCAAAGCAGCGCTTCACCGCTGACCTGAAGCTCGACAGTCAAGGATCGTGCAAGGCGGACCGAAATGGCAATGCAGTGATAGGCAAGAGAAAGGGATAGTACCTAGCGCTGTGTATGCATGCGTTAGTCTGTGACTGGAGGGTTCATACAAGCGTGTCTGTAGGAAGAGGCAGGTTTTTGGGGGAGGTCTGGATACGTGTGCCCTGGCGTAGCCCCAGTTGGTTGCACTGATGGTGAATAAGGCTCTTTTCTtctgtttggtttcttttcctttctggtgaaccagcagcagtggggctggagaagTGTCCCTGGGGTCTGGAGCGATACTCCTGGCAAGGACCAGGCTGAGCCGAGCCAGGGAAGACGCAGGGTAGCAAACGAACTGTTGGTCACTtggaggcagagaaggagcagcCAGACAGGAACAGCTGAACTATCCCCACACCAACCCCAGGGGCTGGGCAACAAGAGCGAGGAGCCGGAACTGCTCGGGGGACcccagaaacgtggtgggatggGAGCCCTGGCTGGATCACGGGTGCTGGAGGGACAAGCTGCTAAGGAAAGGGAAATGAGAACGAAGCGGGTGGCTGGCGCTGCGCGTCGGTGGCGTGGTGAATGCAATGAATGTCCAGCTGGGAGGAGGCATCGAGTGGggctcccagggtctggcctGGCTCTggtgttgttcaacatcttccttATTGATTTAGAGGATGGGGTGAGGGCGCAAGTAGGAAAATTTGCAGTGAGCACCAAGCCGGGTGCCAGGGCAGACGCTCTGGAGGGCAGAGCTAGGATCCAGAGTGACCCGCACAGACTGGAGAAACGGTCCAAAAACTAATCAGATGAGCTTGCACAAgaacaagtgccaagtcctgcaccaGGGACAGAataaccctggcagagtgcacaCATACAGCCTGGGGAACAATGGGCCAGGCTGCTGTACTGCAGGCAAGGACTGGGGGTGACAGTGCACCATcagctgaatatgacccaacagtgcACTCGTCGTGCAAATTAACACAAACAGCACTGGGGTGGCAGGAACAGGAGCGCCGCttgcagatcaagggaggtgattctccgCTCCGctcggcactggggaggcctcgCCTGCAGTGCTGCGTCCAGCCTTGGGCCTCGCAGTCAAGGGTCCATGAAGAGCAGACAACAGGGTTGACCAGGAAAGACAGAGgcagagaaagaggcagagagaggcctTGCAGAGTCCGGGAAGTCTGGGGTGAAGTGAAGCGAGGATGGCCGGAGGCTTGGCCGACTTGGGCCTTTCCAAGAAAACTAAATCAAGCAGCACAAGTTTCTCCAGGCACACGGCCAAGCAGGGGGCCGGGAGGGAAGAAGAGCCCCCATCTTGATGGCTGGAGAAAGTGGCAGTGACggtcagggaggggaggggaggagctgggtaGCGAAAGGGCAGCACGGGCTCACAGGGGAACGAGCACGGACTGGTCAGGAACAAACTGAACCTGGAGATGGGAAGGTTTCTAGGCATCAGAGGAGTGATGCTGTGCAACGGGGTCTGAGCACGGCAGGTCTGGGCAAGGCACGACCGGCTTCAGGAAGGATATTGCGCAGTTGTGGAAGGGGCAGCGGGAGAGCAAGGGCTGATCTGGGGGCAGTCATCAGATTGGGACgcagaggttggactaggtgCCGTCCtcgtggcagggcaggaggggaaagcGCTGTCTGCgggggtctggccatgccaggCTTCAGGGCTCCTGTGGGTGCCTGCAGGGCCCGGGAAGGAATTTCCCCCACGACAGCTTCAGCTGGCTTGTCGCCCACCCTGCATTCACCGCCCCGGACACTGGCCACGGCTGCAggaggggccgggccgggtgGCGCCTGTGGGTCCTGGGGGAGGCGCCCAGCCCCAGCGCCTGGCCCTGAGCCAGAGGATTTGCTTTCAAGGGGGCCTGGCAGCACGCCAGTAGGGTGGGCACCCCCAGAGCAGCGTGACTGCAGGTGATGCAGGAGTGGGAGCAGGGACTTCCCACCGCCCCCAGCCCTCTCTCTCCACCACCCCCAGACTGGTGCCCGTTACCTTGAGGGCATCGGGCTGCGCAAAGAAGATGGTGCCTGCCACGGACATCGCTAGCCAGATGTCTCCACACTGCGCGGCAACGTGGCTCAGGGGCAGGTAGCTGAGGATCACCTCGTGACCCTGGAGCCCCAGCACCTCCTTAAACATTCGGATCTCCCACATCACCTGCAGCGATCAGGACATCACTCGCTACCCGCCCAACACCAGCGCCAGACCATGGCCCCTGCCCAAGCCACAAGGGCTGGCGTGCTGCGTGGCCTATGTGCCACGTGGCGTGACCAggacagcccaggctggcagggcagacTGGGTCCAAGCAACGCGTGAGTCTGCTCTTGGGGCACAGCCAGCTCCCATCCCACCCCGGTCCCCCGTGGCGcccggcagctgcagcctggcccgtCGCATCCCTGCGCACCTCTCTGGCCCCTCCACACCCGGCTAGCACTGGGGCATCTCGCAGCAGCaggcctcccactccctgcctcccccagcgtGGCCCTtcctggtgacagcagcctggggtggggtctgggggtgctgcagcagcGGGGTCGCTGGGCAAGCTCCTCTCTCGgggctgctggctgctcctgagtgagctgcagccagggtgctcaggggagaggcaggacCATGACGTGGGGCCCCCGGAGCCTGGGGAGTGGGCCTCGGATGTCACTCACCgggggcaaggcctggcttcTTCCATACCGCCCCGGGCATCCAGCGAGAGTGAGGGGAACAAAACCCTGGCAGAGGCAACGTCCAGCCCAGCGCCACCCTTCCTTCACaacctccttcccccagccctcgcagcacggggcaggggctggcagaggcaCTCACGTTGTCGTGGCTGAGCATGACGCCCTTGGGCGTGCCCGTGGTGCCCGAGGTGTagatcaggaggcagcagtggttcACGCACTGGGAGCGGATGATGGAGTCCAGCTGCGAGTCGGGCACGGTCCTCCCCAGCTCCATGaactcctcccactgccagggaaCGGGGCAGCCAGGATCAGGCCATGGTGGAGGAGAGGTGGAAAGGAgcgctgccccctgccagcaggtgcCGTGGGaatggtgctggagcaggagcagggggcagggcaggctcccCGCAGCAGGACCACGAAGGGCTCCCGGGGGACGAGCCCTCAGAGGGGCCAGACCTGCAACGAGGCAGGTCGTGCTGCGCGAGGCAGGGCCGTGGGCCTGGGGAGAGATCAAGCACTGGGTCTGTGCTGTGGAGGACACAGGCACTATGGGACGGTGGGCGGTGCTGGGTGGCTGCCGGATGGATCCCAGGTCCATGGGAGGTGCTCCCCCAGCATGACAGGCCCGTACCGTGTACACGTTGGGTCTCTTCTCCTCCAGCCGGTCGCGGTACTGGACAATGGCCTTGAGGTGGGGCAGCTGCTTCTGCACCTGTGGGGACACGGGGACAATGCAGCTGCCTCAGGGGGAGGAGAGCCCCTCATGTCACCCCATCCCAGCGCCAGGTGCCCTATGGTAGGGGGGGCACGTGGGGGTAGATAAGAGCCTGCGGTGGTGTAAGGATGACACTGAGGATAGCCCAGGACAGGAACGGCCGTGCCATGGGGCtgaggggaaggcaaggggacAGGGTGTCATAGGAAATGGGAGAGCGAGGACGCCAGGGAGATGatcctggtggggctgggggcagggggctggcgtCCAGGAGCCGGGGAGGACTGTGCATGGGGAGCAGGAGAGACACAAACCCCTTGGGGTGAGAAGGGCAGGGACGGGTCATCCCTGTGGGATGAGGagaagaaagtagaaggattgtgggttaggatacacggaggtcagggggaaagggatttgATGGTAGGGGTCTGCTGCAGGCCCCCACACCGAGGGGAAGAACtggattcggggctcctgaggtaGCTCTCGAAGACCATAAggactaaggaggcggtagtcatggggacctgaactacccagacatctgctgggagacgcagacagcaaagtcccactgctcgcGCAGGTTCCTGTCccgtgtgcaggacctccacctggcTCAGGAGGTTCACGGTCCCACTGGGGGGAAGGCCTTACTGgactggtactggcaacaggggaggACATGgcaggggacctacagatcggtggtcacctgggggacagtgacccccAAATTCTAGGATTCACCATAAGGCGTCAAGTGGGAAAGGTAAGTAGCAGGGAGGAAGTGCTGGCCTcgaggaaggctgacttcagcgagctcaggcgtttagtcaacgACGCACTGCGGGGTAAGagatttggcgagatgggagcccaggaagggtggatgTGCCTTGAGGaagcaatccttcgggcacagagggagacaatcccgatgtggGAGACAATggagaaaggggccaagaggcttccttggctgaccagagaaatccagagcagcctaagggcaaaaagcgGGGCAtgtaagcagtggaaacagggagagattactaaagaggagtatggcTCCTCACCTTGCAGTTGTACGGAttcagttagacgggccaaagctaccgtggagctgaggggcaagacaagtctctcactggggttgtagagaggcagcagcaaggcgccggactgccatgcgtagaccctgagatggtgcagaggcacttggaggaactggatgcctttaagtcggcaggcccggatgggctccatccgagggtgctgaaggcactggccactggtgggaatatttgagcactcgtgtgGCACggaccaggtcccggaggactggaaaagggccaatgtggtccccattttcaagaaggggaggaaggaggacccgggcaactataggccagtcagtctcacctccatccttggcaaagtctttgaaaaaattatcaaggctcacatttgcgagagcccggcaggacaaattatgctgaggggaaaccagcacgggttcgtggcaggcagatcgtgcctgaccaacctagtctccttctatgaccaggttacgaaacgcctggacacaggaggaggggtggatgtcgtatacttagacttcaggaaggccttcgatacggtgtcccaccccatactggtgaacaagttaagaggctgtgatgtggatgactgcacagtccggtgggtggcgaattggctagagggtcgcacccagagagtcgtggtggatgggtcggctttgacctggaagggtgtgggcagtggggtcccgcagggctcggtccttggaccgatactctttaacgtcttcatcagcaacttggacgagggagtgaagtgtactctgtccaagtttgcagataacacaaagctatggggagaagtggacacgccggagggcagggaacagctgcaggcagacctggacaggttggacaagtgggcagaaaacaacaggatgcagttcaacaaggagaaatgcaaagtgctgcacctacggaggaaaaatgtccagcacacctacagcctagggaatgacctgctgggtggcacagaggtggaaagggatcttggagtcctagtggagtctgtggcagaaatgccaccgtcggtgcccctctccagagaatCTGCTTGCTGCAGCAGGCCGCAGCACGTCCTTGTGGGCAAGCTGCATCCTGGGCTGTGCCCCTCGGTGCCGATATTGCAGGTACAGAGCAGTCCTGCCAGGTTTCTGTAACACCCAGAACATCACAGTTGTACAGAGCAGGATGTCCAGTTCCtcctgcctgttccctgctccttGCCTTTGCATCCACATGCAGGGACACAcattgcagcctgccctgccggGTTCCCTCTTGCATCTCTGCCCCGCTGCAGTTCCCCAGCCCTATTCCATGGTATGGCATCTTCTCTCAGCGCCCAGCCCTCCATGCGCAGTgcacctgcagcacccagcacctcccATATTCCCCAGGGACCTGCGTCCCCCATCATCGGCCCCatgctggtgttgaatccctcagggcagggatcttcctccctgcctacatgacaaaagcctggggcctgggaggtggatgctctggtcacctgggggggggggggggagggagggaaaagcctcactcaccggcccaggtagccagtgatggtTCTttagattggtcggcttgtggccagcactggcagcttcgattggaccgggctgctgaggtcagggaggttatttaagggcccgggccaggaagaaggcagccattagccttgcagtcatccaggtgaatctgaacctggctctccccTCATCAACGCATGCTCAAAGAGGGACCTatctccagaggaaactccaaccacctctggacgatgcgagtgagtaagctactcgagatcagactagatatttagcttaaaGTAACTCGGATgtgagatcaaaaggctacctcagccacgcTCGTttctctatgggattcctctgagattcctctgatattcttctgttactgctctaccttttaccctgtttccgccctaccccctgtcatcaataaagttctccttgtgaccggtgtgggagacttattgaggggtgggtctaaattatgccgaggaggccccttaggtctgtggactaagggagactttcctaataagcccctgacttggggaaagtgccccaagtgcctgtattgggtctagtacccattggacaatcaggcctgcgttctccaaggtgcacagagccagaagtgagtccagagcctgggatggtggcagcgggaccccaggctagcgggtgtgctccagggaaggggtcggccggacgggaggcaccccagggaggcactcggagcctggaaggtggtcggggcagggaggtgggcggctcaacgcaggagcgtcccctactggcccgccacagactccaagttgaacatgagttggcagtgtgacgaagccatcagaaaagccaacggcactttatcgtgcatcagcagatgcatgacgaataggtccagggaggtgatacttcccctctatcgggcgctggtcagaccgcagttggagtactgcgtgcaattctgggcgccacacttcaagagggatgcggataacctggagagggtccagagaagggccactcgtatggttaagggtctgcagaccaagctctatgaggagagactagggcacccggacctcttcagcctccgcaagagaaggttgagaggtgaccttgtggctgcctagaagttcatcacgggagcacagaagggaattggtgaggttttactcaccaaggcgcccccgggggttacaagaaataatggccacaagctagcagagagcagatttagattggacattaggaagaacttcttcacagttcaagtggccaaggtctggaacgggctcccaagggaggtggtgctctcccctaccctgggggtcttcaagaggaggttggatatgcatctagctggggtcatctagacccagcactctttcctgcctatgcagggggttggactcgatgatctattgaggtcccttccaacccgaacatctatgaatctatgaatctagggggcagggaggcaggaacgcCCTTGGGAGGGGATGCTGCCGTCACCTGCAGGATCTTGCTGAGCTGCGCGTtgtcctccaccaccaccacgtTGGCTGCGCAGTTGGCGGCGACGTAACCGCAGGCCTCGGGGGAGCTGGTGCTGTAGATCCCGACTGCCAGACCCCTGGGGTGGGGTAGAGCAGCAGCGTGAGGCCAGGGGCCCCGAGGAGATGCCCCATCAGCCCAGCCGCACCAGCTCCAGTCccacctgctccagagccactcagCGACCTGCCCAAGGCGCCCCCTCGGCCGGCCACAACCTGCACCCACACGAAGGCTAGGCCCATGTCCCCTCACCCAAGCAGCGCTGGCACCCGCGTGGGCCCCCATCCCACCCCGCAGCATGAAGACACCCCCTTACCCGGCCATGATGGCCCCAATGTCAGCGATGACCCACTCGGGGCTGTTGGAGCCCAGGATCGCGACGCCGTGGAAGCgctccaggcccagctggggacagcagagagGGGTCAGGTCCACCTCCACACACCCGGGACAGGACCCATCCACACCTGACCCCGCTGCAGCCTGGCACTCCTCAGCCCCGTGCCCACAGCGCCCGCTCACCTTCAGGAAGCCCTTGGCGGCGGCCCGGCACTGCTGCTGGTACTGCCGGTAGCTGAGGCTCTCCCACGTCTGCCCCCGCTTGTAGGCCAGGGCGGGCCGGTCCCCGTGGCGCTCCACCGCCGCCTGGAACAGCTGGTGCACGGTGATGGGGGCCAAGGCCCCGGGACCCTCGGGGTCCAGGCGCAGCCGCACCGCCCCGTCCGCACGTGTGGTGAACAGGGTCTCCGCCGGCGCCACGGGACCGCTGCAGCCCCCTGCGGGCAAGAGGGCAGGGCGGTCGTGGGCACCTGGCGCTGCACATGCCCCCGAGGGACGGGCCCTTTGCCAGGacagggggctggctccctgaaCGCGGCTCTCACCTGCGACTGGTGTCAGGatggctggggcgggggctgcctgcccgcTCTCCCCCCGGCACTGGGGCGACCCCCAGCAATAGGCCTGGGCAGGTGGCACGTTCAGGGGGGGCTCTTCTGCTTGGGCCGATGGGCGCCCACTCCCTGCATCCGGCTCCTGCACAGGCATCCCAGGctggcccccaggtgccagcgCGCGGCCAGGTCCAGCCGTGCCCAGGCCGTCGGCGCAAGTGATGGTCAGCGGCTGCGCAgctccctctggctccctgctgcgTGGGGAGagaccaggggtggggagagaccgGGGCAGGGCCCACCCCGCATCCTGCCCAGCACCCCCGAGCCCTCCCCTGCCCATGAGTGTCCTGTCCGAGGGCCCCTCCCagggagctcccccagccccagccctgccccggctCCTCCAGGGCTcgctggggccaggcctgccagcaccggGGCTGGGACCCTCCCCGCAgcgagggcagggcaggagctagTGTGTCTCTGCCCAGCTGCCCCGGCCCCGCCACGGCCCTTCTGTCCCTGGGGTCAGCgcagtgcccagggcagcccctgccccgcctGTGCACCCAGCGTGCTCTCTCACCTGGGGGGCACCGGCTGGGTGCTGGGGGGCACGGTGACCAATTGAGCCATGCCCGGCACAGCCCGCTCCTCAGCCCAGGTCCCACGCTCTGGCTCGCCGCTCCCTGTGGGGACAGGCACGAGAACCACGTGGGCAGCCATCCCCATGTGCACCCCTCCCTCAGCTGGGGGAGAGCCGCAGGAGGGCCCAGCACGGCTGTCTCCTCTCCTGGTCTCAGGGCAAACAGGGATCAGGGTCGCGCCCCGTCCTACCCCTCACCCACTGTTGACTGCCTGGGGACTGGACGGGGGCGCACGCAATCCACTGCCCGCCTGGCTGGCAACAGGCGGGTCcgatgctgctgcctgcctgcacgcGCTTCCTGGCAGCCCACTCCGGCCTGTCCCAGGGGACCAACActgctgctgggaacagccccgagcaggctggaggggatgtATAATGGGTTGAGCTGGTGACgggggctttaaactaagtgCTATGGGAGAGAGAACCCACCAAGCATGGGGCCGATGATGGGGGACGCAGGTCCCTGGGGAATATgggaggtgctgggtgctgcaggtgcACTGCGCATGGAGGGCTGGGCGCTGAGAGAAGATGCCATACCATGGAAAAGGGCTGGGGAACTGCAGCGGGGCAGAGATGCAAGAGGGAACccggcagggcaggctgcaatgTGTGTCCCTGCATGTGGATGCAAAGGCaaggagcagggaacaggcaggaGGAACTGGACATCCTGCTCTGTACAACTGTGATGTTGTGGGTGTTACAGAAACCTGGCAGGACTGCTCTGTACCTGCAATATCGGCACCGAGGGGCACAGCCCAGGATGCAGCTTGCCCACAAGGACGTGCTGCGGCCTGCTGCAGAAAGCAGATTCAGGCTTGGTACTTGCTGTAGAGAGCAGCGATCCTGGGTGCACCTGGGCAGACAGAGGGGCAAGAAGGTAGCCACAGCCAGGACCCGTCCCCGAGAAGGAACCCTGAAGGAGCCGCGGGGCTCTGCTTTTGGGGCACACGGCCGAAGGCGGCCAGGCTGTCGGAGGCACGGGAGCTGCATGGGCTGCTCCTGCACGCCCCCCGACCCGCTccggc harbors:
- the LOC132249679 gene encoding long-chain-fatty-acid--CoA ligase ACSBG2-like yields the protein MAQLVTVPPSTQPVPPSREPEGAAQPLTITCADGLGTAGPGRALAPGGQPGMPVQEPDAGSGRPSAQAEEPPLNVPPAQAYCWGSPQCRGESGQAAPAPAILTPVAGGCSGPVAPAETLFTTRADGAVRLRLDPEGPGALAPITVHQLFQAAVERHGDRPALAYKRGQTWESLSYRQYQQQCRAAAKGFLKLGLERFHGVAILGSNSPEWVIADIGAIMAGGLAVGIYSTSSPEACGYVAANCAANVVVVEDNAQLSKILQVQKQLPHLKAIVQYRDRLEEKRPNVYTWEEFMELGRTVPDSQLDSIIRSQCVNHCCLLIYTSGTTGTPKGVMLSHDNVMWEIRMFKEVLGLQGHEVILSYLPLSHVAAQCGDIWLAMSVAGTIFFAQPDALKGSLLPTLKEVRPTILLAVPRVWEKMEEKLKAAFSQSSLVKRKLVEWARGIGLQASYSRLDGDGSLPWGFALAERLVFRKMREALGLQRCAVLLTGAAPIAKDTLEFFMSLHLPLLELFGLSEGSGVHSTCTHETFRIFSCGKELPGCRSRIEQPDAEGTGELCCWGRHVFMGYLGMEAATREALDEEGWLHTGDLVRRDPDGFLYIVGRIKELVITAGGKNIAPVPIEEAVKREVPIVSNAMLVGDGRKFLSMLLTLKCQVDPESGAPLDELSPEAVRFCRELGSQATRVSEVLSTRDPAVYQAIQQGVERVNQRAPSHAHRVQKWALLPRDFSIAGGELGPTAKLKRRAVLSAHEDVIRSCYRD